Proteins co-encoded in one Streptococcus ruminicola genomic window:
- a CDS encoding PTS sugar transporter subunit IIA translates to MKYLLLVSHGGFAEGLKTSLAMFAEDKMDQVIAVGLKNGKTVDDFAQDFRQAISGLTAEDSVIVLADIVGGSPLTTACSVLDELGKLDDAVILGGMNLPMAITSAVMKDMLEGDAFVQAVLPEAQAALQEFKIASDDEEDDI, encoded by the coding sequence ATGAAGTATTTACTACTGGTGAGTCATGGTGGTTTTGCAGAAGGTCTCAAAACTTCTTTGGCTATGTTCGCTGAAGATAAAATGGACCAAGTCATTGCAGTTGGTTTGAAAAACGGAAAAACTGTTGATGATTTTGCGCAAGATTTCAGACAAGCCATTTCAGGTTTGACAGCTGAAGATTCAGTTATCGTTCTTGCAGATATTGTTGGTGGTAGCCCACTTACAACAGCTTGCAGTGTTTTGGACGAACTTGGCAAACTTGATGACGCTGTTATCCTAGGTGGTATGAATTTACCAATGGCAATTACCTCAGCAGTTATGAAAGATATGCTTGAGGGTGACGCTTTTGTTCAAGCTGTTTTGCCAGAAGCTCAAGCAGCTCTTCAAGAATTCAAAATCGCTTCAGATGATGAAGAAGACGACATTTAA
- a CDS encoding PTS system mannose/fructose/N-acetylgalactosamine-transporter subunit IIB, producing MTVSFVRIDDRMIHGQTVTRWAKEYPCDGLIAVNDAAASNKVLTQAYKGASDKKTFVWTVDAFGKKSQKVLDSDTKYFVITKNPIDMKKLLVDQGFVPSDVKEIIVGPCNDRPGAVKLGNNQSITQEEADAIEAIEKAGYKVKFQLLPDVSIGYWSDFKSKFGY from the coding sequence ATGACTGTTTCATTTGTACGTATTGACGACCGTATGATCCACGGCCAAACTGTAACACGCTGGGCAAAAGAATATCCATGTGATGGTTTGATTGCCGTAAACGATGCTGCTGCAAGTAACAAAGTTTTGACACAAGCTTATAAAGGTGCTTCAGACAAGAAAACTTTTGTTTGGACAGTAGATGCCTTTGGTAAAAAATCACAAAAAGTTTTGGATTCAGATACAAAATATTTTGTTATCACTAAAAACCCAATTGACATGAAAAAACTTTTGGTTGACCAAGGTTTTGTTCCAAGTGATGTTAAAGAAATCATCGTTGGCCCATGTAATGACCGTCCAGGTGCTGTCAAACTTGGTAATAACCAATCAATCACACAAGAAGAAGCTGATGCGATTGAAGCAATCGAAAAAGCAGGTTACAAAGTTAAATTCCAACTTCTACCTGACGTTTCAATTGGTTACTGGTCAGATTTCAAATCTAAATTTGGTTATTAA
- a CDS encoding PTS mannose/fructose/sorbose/N-acetylgalactosamine transporter subunit IIC, with protein MAISWFQAALLGLFACLSSMPGLGGTTIGNYTLGRPLVGGLVCGLILGDLKTGIICGVAMQLVYIALVTPGGTVSADVRAVSYIGIPLAMVAIHSQGLSADSADAANLAKSMGTLVGTVGTVLFYGTATMNLVWQHIGWRAVEKGNFKQLYKVDWLYPWISHIVFSFVPTLIMCKLGATAVTAMKDALPMDGIPMKTLFTVGALLPCVGIAILLKQIVEKAVDFIPFFVGFTLAASLGLNLVSCAVISLIFAVLFYELEMAKHVKATAAVADDFDDDDEEDI; from the coding sequence ATGGCAATTTCTTGGTTCCAAGCAGCCTTATTAGGTTTGTTTGCATGTTTGTCTTCAATGCCTGGTCTTGGTGGTACAACCATTGGTAACTATACTCTTGGTCGTCCATTAGTCGGTGGTCTTGTCTGTGGTCTTATTTTAGGAGATCTTAAAACAGGTATCATTTGTGGTGTGGCAATGCAATTGGTTTACATCGCACTTGTAACTCCTGGTGGTACAGTTTCAGCCGATGTGCGTGCTGTATCTTATATCGGTATTCCTTTGGCAATGGTTGCTATCCATTCACAAGGTTTGTCAGCTGACTCAGCTGATGCAGCTAACTTGGCTAAATCAATGGGTACTCTTGTAGGTACTGTTGGTACAGTTCTTTTCTACGGAACAGCTACAATGAACCTTGTATGGCAACATATTGGTTGGCGTGCTGTTGAAAAAGGAAACTTCAAACAACTTTACAAAGTTGACTGGCTATATCCTTGGATTTCACACATCGTTTTCTCATTTGTTCCAACTTTGATCATGTGTAAACTTGGTGCAACTGCCGTAACAGCAATGAAAGATGCTCTTCCAATGGATGGTATCCCAATGAAAACCCTCTTCACAGTCGGTGCTTTGCTACCATGTGTCGGAATCGCAATTCTTTTGAAACAAATTGTTGAAAAAGCTGTTGACTTTATTCCGTTCTTTGTTGGATTTACTTTGGCGGCTTCACTTGGTTTGAACTTGGTTTCATGTGCAGTTATTTCATTGATCTTTGCAGTATTGTTCTACGAACTTGAAATGGCAAAACACGTAAAAGCAACTGCTGCAGTAGCTGATGATTTTGATGACGATGATGAGGAGGATATCTAA
- a CDS encoding PTS system mannose/fructose/sorbose family transporter subunit IID: MKSFHHWYYGNLTCFSQEHMQTFGYLTSMLPIVEELYDNKEDQARSMQTYTAFFNTEPQLGALIVGITAGLEEARANGSEEVDDETINGLRAGLMGPVAGIGDSLVVGTLIPVILGIALGLSTGGSPIGAIFYIVVWNLLAYLGMKFAYFKGYELGDKAVEFLVGAQGQAIRKAVSIVGGMVVGGVAATWVSVKTSFQLGNAKHPYLVLQDKLDAVYPGFLTALFIVFCWWLMAKKNISPIKVMLLLVVIAFVGVLVGFFNPGLSY; this comes from the coding sequence ATGAAATCTTTCCATCATTGGTACTATGGTAACTTGACATGTTTCTCACAAGAACACATGCAAACATTTGGTTACCTAACTTCTATGCTACCAATCGTGGAAGAATTATATGATAACAAAGAAGATCAAGCACGTTCAATGCAAACATATACAGCATTCTTCAATACTGAACCTCAACTTGGGGCCCTTATCGTTGGTATCACAGCAGGTCTTGAAGAAGCTCGTGCTAATGGTTCTGAAGAAGTTGACGACGAAACAATCAACGGACTTCGTGCAGGTCTTATGGGACCAGTTGCAGGTATCGGTGACTCTCTTGTCGTTGGTACTTTGATTCCAGTTATCTTAGGTATTGCCCTTGGTCTTTCAACAGGTGGCTCTCCAATCGGTGCAATTTTCTACATCGTTGTATGGAACTTGCTTGCATACCTTGGTATGAAATTTGCATACTTCAAAGGTTATGAACTTGGTGATAAAGCCGTTGAATTCCTAGTTGGTGCTCAAGGTCAAGCTATCCGTAAAGCTGTATCAATCGTTGGTGGTATGGTTGTCGGTGGTGTTGCCGCTACTTGGGTATCAGTTAAAACTTCATTCCAACTTGGTAACGCTAAACACCCATACTTGGTTCTTCAAGACAAATTGGATGCCGTTTATCCAGGTTTCCTAACAGCATTATTCATCGTATTCTGCTGGTGGTTGATGGCTAAGAAAAACATCTCACCAATCAAAGTTATGCTATTGCTCGTAGTTATTGCCTTTGTCGGTGTACTTGTTGGTTTCTTCAACCCAGGTTTGTCTTACTAA
- a CDS encoding helix-turn-helix domain-containing protein, with translation MNKNEKIGELYKELRLARGLKLKDIATKKLTVSQLSKFERGQSMLSADRFLLAISGLNMNFAEFAHAMDDYQPNRLTIFADKLFTIFISQDVEGFKKFLEEKDGDRTIYDFIERIIIKNNIKSIEKEYEISFLEIERLTQYFYSIENWTAYELYVFGETVSLYSTLDLVFLGEVCCERSKKFRQLDSYVKQYRSTLANLISVLISRNELVYINFFITELENDLRYSDLFEHATLNFFKLYLEYQESAVKDKKRIVQHLQAIRTLGCTELAASFEENFNQWIKKI, from the coding sequence ATGAATAAGAATGAGAAAATAGGGGAACTTTATAAAGAATTACGTTTGGCAAGGGGGCTTAAACTTAAGGATATTGCTACTAAAAAACTTACCGTTTCGCAACTTTCAAAATTTGAACGGGGACAGTCTATGTTGTCTGCAGATAGATTTTTATTAGCAATTTCTGGATTAAATATGAATTTCGCTGAATTTGCACACGCTATGGATGACTACCAGCCAAATCGTTTAACTATTTTTGCAGATAAACTTTTTACAATATTTATTTCACAAGATGTAGAAGGCTTTAAAAAGTTTTTAGAAGAAAAAGATGGGGATAGAACAATCTATGATTTTATTGAGAGGATTATCATTAAAAATAATATTAAATCCATAGAAAAAGAATATGAAATTTCCTTTTTAGAAATTGAAAGATTGACACAGTATTTTTATAGCATAGAAAATTGGACTGCATATGAATTGTATGTATTTGGGGAAACAGTTTCACTTTATAGTACTTTGGATTTAGTTTTTTTAGGTGAAGTTTGCTGTGAGAGAAGCAAAAAATTTAGACAGTTGGATAGTTATGTTAAACAGTACAGAAGTACACTAGCTAATCTCATTTCTGTTTTAATTAGTAGGAATGAATTAGTTTATATTAATTTTTTTATTACTGAGCTAGAAAATGATTTACGCTACTCAGATTTATTTGAACATGCAACGTTGAATTTTTTTAAGCTTTATTTAGAGTATCAAGAATCTGCTGTAAAAGATAAAAAACGGATTGTACAACATCTTCAAGCTATACGAACCCTTGGCTGTACAGAATTAGCGGCTTCATTTGAAGAGAATTTTAATCAGTGGATAAAAAAGATTTAG
- a CDS encoding YiiX/YebB-like N1pC/P60 family cysteine hydrolase, with amino-acid sequence MKKLFILGSCLLYLSCSTVCFADDVISESDLFTPQEIQQWENEALDKLEEAPIVFDKEENDLAKENSATISGINGKKLGTWSWRDGVICITDSHAKSPLFNNGHAGIVAAAPYYDSVIEANPSDGVQPKYGSWGSRFSGNTVVQLGVKSTTVTQDRKAAQWAAKQIGKPYNKSFTNINTRSSFYCSQLVWAAYKDTTGADIGTAAWGTAIHPFELVNNKTQVIYRNRTS; translated from the coding sequence ATGAAGAAATTATTTATTCTAGGTTCATGTTTATTGTATTTGAGTTGTTCAACAGTATGTTTTGCGGACGATGTGATAAGTGAAAGTGATTTGTTTACTCCACAGGAAATTCAACAATGGGAAAATGAGGCACTTGATAAGCTTGAAGAAGCACCGATTGTTTTTGATAAGGAAGAAAATGACCTTGCTAAAGAAAATAGTGCGACTATTTCAGGTATCAATGGTAAGAAGTTAGGAACTTGGTCGTGGAGAGATGGAGTCATTTGTATTACAGATTCTCATGCTAAAAGTCCTTTATTTAACAATGGTCATGCGGGTATTGTGGCTGCAGCCCCATATTACGATAGTGTAATTGAAGCAAATCCTTCAGATGGTGTTCAGCCTAAGTATGGAAGCTGGGGTTCTCGCTTTTCGGGAAATACAGTAGTTCAACTAGGTGTGAAGTCAACCACAGTAACACAAGACAGAAAAGCTGCACAGTGGGCAGCTAAGCAAATTGGAAAACCGTACAATAAATCGTTTACTAATATTAACACTCGAAGTAGCTTTTATTGCTCACAACTTGTTTGGGCAGCATATAAGGATACCACAGGAGCTGATATCGGAACAGCAGCATGGGGAACAGCTATTCATCCATTTGAATTAGTAAACAATAAAACACAAGTTATCTATAGAAATAGGACATCATAA